The genomic DNA CGACGCCGGTGGCGCCGGGGCCGAAGGTCTCCCACATCTCCGCCGGGATGTCCGCCTCACGGCTGATGTGCTCGAGCTCGAAGCGGGTGGCGTCGCCGTCCTCGGCGAGGCGGACCGTCACCCACGACACGTCTCCCATCATCTCCCAGGTGGCGCGATACTCGGCCGTGCCATCGGCGGGCGGCTCGCAGGCGAGGATCTCGCCCCCGGCGTTGCCCTCGAACTGGTATCGGCCGCCGAGACGGAGGTCGCCGCTGATCGGGAGGAACCAGCGCGGGATCCGCTCGGCGGAGGTGACGGCGTCCCAGACGTCGTCGATCGCGGCGGGGTAGGTCTGCTCGAGGCTCTGGACGTGCGAGGGCTCGCCGTCGATCTC from Brachybacterium sacelli includes the following:
- a CDS encoding SRPBCC domain-containing protein — encoded protein: MVDVPAQLTSVTRSYRTEEIDGEPSHVQSLEQTYPAAIDDVWDAVTSAERIPRWFLPISGDLRLGGRYQFEGNAGGEILACEPPADGTAEYRATWEMMGDVSWVTVRLAEDGDATRFELEHISREADIPAEMWETFGPGATGVGWDGGLLGLALHLGAVEGSLAPSEAEAWAVTEEGKSFYRGAADGWAVAHAASGVDADVAQRNADATYGFYTGTGD